Proteins encoded in a region of the Zea mays cultivar B73 chromosome 2, Zm-B73-REFERENCE-NAM-5.0, whole genome shotgun sequence genome:
- the LOC100501681 gene encoding uncharacterized protein LOC100501681: MAERWKSVSSVPKAENARPTGRWPAAKPKASDLLAHSLDCSLDRKDSILAAIHLLRRSMAFDSTTSLSSSDPAAPDLYASSDTDIVSSGSNSVASDPPRQGISVPARFWQKTNSRMLHASSRIAISGRSDFGSRSRCITLDAPGSSSLLFTWHSGT, from the exons ATGGCGGAGCGCTGGAAGAGCGTCTCCTCCGTGCCGAAGGCCGAGAACGCGCGGCCGACGGGACGATGGCCGGCGGCGAAGCCCAAGGCGTCGGACCTGCTCGCCCATAGCCTTGACTGCAGCCTCGACCGCAAGGACTCCATCCTCGCCGCCATCCACCTCCTCCGCCGCTCTATGGCCTTCGACTCCACGACATCTCTCTCGTCGTCCGACCCAGCCGCTCCAGACCTCTACGCGTCCTCTGACACCGACATCGTCTCCTCTGGTAGCAACTCGGTAGCCAGTGATCCGCCGCGTCAGGGCATCAGCGTGCCGGCGAGGTTCTGGCAGAAAACCAATAGCCGCATGCTACATGCAAGCTCAAGAATTGCAATAAG CGGTAGGTCTGATTTTGGAAGCAGGAGTCGTTGCATCACATTG GATGCACCTGGCTCATCGTCATTACTCTTCACCTGGCACAGTGGCACCTAA
- the LOC100501681 gene encoding uncharacterized protein isoform X1, translated as MAERWKSVSSVPKAENARPTGRWPAAKPKASDLLAHSLDCSLDRKDSILAAIHLLRRSMAFDSTTSLSSSDPAAPDLYASSDTDIVSSGSNSVASDPPRQGISVPARFWQKTNSRMLHASSRIAIRLF; from the coding sequence ATGGCGGAGCGCTGGAAGAGCGTCTCCTCCGTGCCGAAGGCCGAGAACGCGCGGCCGACGGGACGATGGCCGGCGGCGAAGCCCAAGGCGTCGGACCTGCTCGCCCATAGCCTTGACTGCAGCCTCGACCGCAAGGACTCCATCCTCGCCGCCATCCACCTCCTCCGCCGCTCTATGGCCTTCGACTCCACGACATCTCTCTCGTCGTCCGACCCAGCCGCTCCAGACCTCTACGCGTCCTCTGACACCGACATCGTCTCCTCTGGTAGCAACTCGGTAGCCAGTGATCCGCCGCGTCAGGGCATCAGCGTGCCGGCGAGGTTCTGGCAGAAAACCAATAGCCGCATGCTACATGCAAGCTCAAGAATTGCAATAAGGTTGTTCTGA